From Saimiri boliviensis isolate mSaiBol1 chromosome 9, mSaiBol1.pri, whole genome shotgun sequence, a single genomic window includes:
- the PCK1 gene encoding phosphoenolpyruvate carboxykinase, cytosolic [GTP]: MPPQLQNGLDIAAKVVQGTLDSLPQAVREFIENNAELCQPDRIHICDGSEEENTQLLGYMEEQGTLRRLKKYDSCWLALTDPRDVARIESKTVIITQEQRDTVPIPKTGLSQLGRWMSEEDFEKAFNARFPGCMKGRTMYVIPFSMGPLGSPLSKIGIELTDSPYVVASMRIMTRMGTPVLEALGDGEFVKCLHSVGCPLPLKKPLVNNWACNPELTLIAHLPDRREIISFGSGYGGNSLLGKKCFALRMASRLAKEEGWLAEHMLILGITNPEGKKKYLAAAFPSACGKTNLAMMNPSLPGWKVECVGDDIAWMKFDAQGNLRAINPENGFFGVAPGTSVKTNPNAIKTIQKNTIFTNVAETSDGGVYWEGIDEQLAPGVTITSWKNKAWSPQDGEPCAHPNSRFCTPASQCPIIDAAWESPEGVPIEGIIFGGRRPAGVPLVYEALSWQHGVFVGAAMRSEATAAAEHKGKIIMHDPFAMRPFFGYNFGKYLAHWLSMAQHPAAKLPKIFHVNWFRKDKEGKFLWPGFGENSRVLEWMFNRVDGKAGAKLTPIGYIPKEDALNLKGLGHVNTMELFSISKEFWEKEVEEIEKYLEEQVNADLPCEIEREVLALKQRISQM; encoded by the exons ATGCCTCCTCAGCTGCAAAACGGCCTGGACATCGCAGCCAAAGTTGTCCAGGGCACCCTGGACAGCCTACCCCAGGCGGTGAGGGAGTTTATCGAGAACAACGCTGAGCTGTGTCAGCCCGATCGCATCCACATCTGCGATGGCTCCGAGGAGGAGAATACACAGCTTCTGGGCTACATGGAGGAGCAGGGCACCCTCAGGCGGCTGAAGAAATATGACAGCTG CTGGTTAGCTCTCACTGACCCCAGGGATGTGGCCAGGATCGAAAGCAAGACGGTTATCATCACCCAAGAGCAAAGAGACACAGTGCCCATCCCCAAAACTGGCCTCAGCCAGCTCGGTCGCTGGATGTCAGAGGAGGATTTTGAGAAAGCATTCAATGCCAGATTCCCAGGGTGCATGAAAG GTCGCACCATGTATGTCATCCCATTCAGCATGGGGCCGCTGGGCTCGCCTCTGTCAAAGATCGGCATTGAGCTGACGGATTCGCCCTATGTGGTGGCCAGCATGAGGATCATGACGCGGATGGGCACGCCTGTCCTGGAAGCACTGGGCGATGGGGAGTTTGTTAAATGCCTCCATTCTGTGGGGTGCCCTCTGCCTTTAAAAA AGCCTTTGGTCAATAACTGGGCCTGCAACCCGGAGCTGACTCTCATCGCGCACCTGCCTGATCGCAGAGAGATCATCTCCTTCGGAAGTGGGTACGGCGGGAACTCGCTGCTCGGGAAAAAGTGCTTTGCTCTCAGGATGGCCAGCCGGCTAGCCAAAGAGGAAGGCTGGCTGGCAGAGCACATGCTG ATCCTGGGTATAACCAACCCCGAGGGCAAGAAGAAGTACCTGGCGGCTGCATTTCCCAGCGCCTGCGggaagaccaacctggccatgaTGAACCCCAGCCTCCCCGGGTGGAAGGTTGAGTGTGTCGGGGACGATATCGCCTGGATGAAGTTTGATGCGCAAG GTAATTTAAGGGCTATCAACCCAGAAAATGGCTTTTTTGGGGTTGCTCCTGGGACCTCTGTGAAGACCAACCCCAATGCCATCAAGACAATCCAGAAGAACACTATCTTCACCAATGTGGCTGAGACTAGCGACGGGGGCGTTTACTGGGAAGGTATTGATGAGCAGCTAGCTCCAGGAGTCACCATCACTTCCTGGAAGAATAAGGCGTGGAGCCCACAGGATG gGGAACCTTGTGCCCACCCCAACTCGAGATTCTGCACCCCTGCCAGCCAGTGCCCCATCATCGATGCCGCCTGGGAGTCTCCAGAAGGCGTTCCCATTGAAGGCATCATCTTTGGAGGCCGCAGACCTGCTG gTGTCCCTCTAGTCTATGAAGCTCTCAGCTGGCAACATGGAGTCTTCGTGGGGGCGGCCATGAGATCAGAGGCCACAGCAGCTGCAGAGCATAAAG GCAAAATCATCATGCACGACCCCTTTGCCATGCGGCCCTTCTTTGGCTATAACTTTGGTAAATATCTGGCCCACTGGCTTAGCATGGCCCAGCACCCAGCAGCCAAGCTGCCCAAGATCTTCCATGTCAACTGGTTCCGGAAGGACAAGGAAGGCAAATTCCTCTGGCCAGGCTTTGGAGAGAACTCCAGGGTGCTGGAGTGGATGTTCAACCGGGTGGACGGGAAAGCCGGCGCCAAGCTCACGCCCATAGGCTACATCCCCAAGGAGGATGCCCTGAACCTGAAAGGCCTGGGGCACGTCAACACAATGGAGCTCTTCAGCATCTCCAAGGAGTtctgggagaaggaggtggaaGAAATCGAGAAGTATCTGGAGGAGCAAGTCAACGCGGATCTCCCCTGTGAGATTGAGAGAGAGGTTCTCGCCTTGAAGCAAAGAATAAGCCAGATGTAA